The proteins below come from a single Desulfitobacterium metallireducens DSM 15288 genomic window:
- the rlmH gene encoding 23S rRNA (pseudouridine(1915)-N(3))-methyltransferase RlmH: MQAKAIAVGKVKEKYLQDGIKEYTKRLSSYLRLDIIEVADEPCPEKLSAAEEDRVREKEGERILKVLNPQDYVVLLDLKGKELTSPELANFIDELALHGRSNIAWVIGGSLGVADEVRERADFRWSFSKLTFPHQLMRMMLLEQVYRAMKISKGEPYHK; encoded by the coding sequence TTGCAGGCTAAGGCTATAGCCGTCGGTAAGGTAAAAGAAAAGTATTTGCAGGACGGGATAAAAGAATATACCAAGAGATTAAGTTCCTATTTACGGCTAGATATTATTGAGGTTGCGGATGAGCCTTGTCCAGAAAAACTCTCTGCTGCGGAGGAAGATCGTGTTCGGGAAAAGGAAGGAGAGCGGATTCTTAAAGTTTTAAATCCTCAGGACTATGTTGTATTGCTTGATCTCAAGGGCAAGGAATTGACCTCTCCAGAACTCGCTAATTTTATTGATGAGTTAGCTTTGCATGGACGAAGTAATATCGCTTGGGTGATTGGCGGATCACTAGGAGTTGCGGATGAAGTCAGAGAGCGAGCGGATTTCCGCTGGTCCTTTTCGAAACTAACTTTTCCTCATCAGTTGATGCGGATGATGCTTTTAGAGCAAGTCTATCGGGCCATGAAAATTAGCAAGGGTGAGCCTTATCATAAGTGA
- a CDS encoding S1C family serine protease, which yields MSYYNDGSSKRRPSTFFIVVIALVSAIVGGLIAVGIVVPNVNANRATNQVVLGQGQTTPPVNVTNPTGFPVAEVSKAVGPAVVGVGNFQQSGRLFGNSGLSEAGSGSGFIVDAKNGYIVTNNHVIEGAKKLVVSLADGRNLDATLVGADARTDLAVIKISSVDNLTAVQLGDSEKLQVGEPVVAIGNPGGQEFARSVTAGVVSAKNRVLQIQGESSFNLIQTDAAINPGNSGGPLVNYQGQVVGINSVKNAEPGFEGMGFAIPITDALPFIQQMIEKGYASHPGLYVSIDDRYTEEWAAQQGWPAGAYIAKVLSGGTADKAGIKAGDVVTKVNEVTINNALDLTRALFKFKPGDEVKLTYYRDGATKEVSVTLAELKQ from the coding sequence ATGAGTTATTATAATGACGGTTCTTCTAAACGTAGGCCAAGCACGTTCTTTATTGTGGTCATAGCTTTAGTAAGTGCTATTGTGGGTGGATTGATTGCAGTAGGTATTGTCGTTCCAAATGTTAATGCTAATCGCGCAACCAATCAGGTCGTTTTAGGTCAGGGCCAAACGACCCCGCCCGTAAACGTTACAAATCCTACTGGCTTTCCGGTGGCTGAGGTTTCTAAGGCAGTAGGCCCCGCTGTAGTTGGGGTGGGTAATTTTCAGCAATCTGGCCGTCTTTTTGGAAATAGCGGATTGTCTGAGGCGGGGAGCGGTTCTGGCTTTATTGTAGATGCTAAGAATGGTTATATTGTGACCAATAATCATGTCATAGAAGGGGCTAAAAAACTCGTTGTGAGTTTGGCTGATGGACGAAATCTTGATGCTACTCTTGTCGGAGCTGATGCCCGTACCGATTTGGCGGTCATAAAAATTTCGAGTGTGGATAACTTAACGGCTGTTCAACTCGGAGATTCAGAGAAACTTCAAGTCGGAGAGCCAGTTGTAGCTATCGGCAATCCAGGAGGTCAAGAATTTGCTCGTTCGGTGACGGCAGGGGTTGTTTCGGCTAAAAACAGAGTTTTACAGATTCAGGGCGAATCCAGTTTCAACCTGATTCAAACAGATGCTGCAATTAACCCAGGAAACAGTGGCGGTCCGCTTGTTAATTACCAAGGGCAAGTCGTGGGGATTAATTCAGTGAAAAATGCCGAGCCAGGCTTTGAAGGAATGGGTTTTGCAATTCCAATAACAGATGCCTTGCCTTTCATTCAACAAATGATTGAAAAAGGATATGCTAGCCATCCTGGTTTGTACGTTTCAATCGATGATCGTTATACTGAAGAATGGGCAGCGCAGCAAGGTTGGCCAGCTGGGGCTTATATTGCTAAGGTTCTTTCTGGTGGAACAGCAGATAAAGCAGGAATAAAAGCAGGAGATGTTGTGACGAAAGTTAATGAGGTCACGATAAATAATGCTCTAGATCTCACCCGTGCACTCTTTAAATTTAAGCCTGGGGATGAAGTCAAGTTAACCTATTATAGGGACGGTGCAACTAAGGAAGTATCCGTTACTTTGGCTGAGCTGAAACAGTAA
- a CDS encoding MBL fold metallo-hydrolase produces the protein MHFATLVSGSSGNATVVGHKNRNFLVDCGVSLKALLHNLELIDISSSEIEGIIVTHEHKDHIKGIGPVARKLKIPIYATAGIWEEMTSSLGKIDEQQKVIISDQFSCAGLDVQVFPTSHDSRESYGFRIQSPETGSFQSKALGIATDTGIITEEMNRYLKGCDGLVVEANHDGERLWNGRYPWYLKKRISGDRGHLENKQLAEGLLEWIQENTERVVLAHLSEENNTPELALSTILKILKNSKVAKENPELRLRVAPRHTPHELIILGED, from the coding sequence GTGCATTTTGCGACTCTCGTAAGTGGAAGTTCTGGCAACGCAACTGTCGTTGGACATAAAAATAGAAATTTCCTTGTTGACTGTGGTGTTTCTCTTAAGGCGTTACTCCATAATCTTGAGCTCATTGATATTTCTTCCTCAGAGATTGAGGGGATCATTGTGACGCATGAACATAAGGATCATATTAAAGGAATTGGCCCAGTCGCCCGTAAATTAAAGATTCCAATCTATGCGACAGCAGGAATTTGGGAGGAAATGACCTCTTCACTCGGGAAAATTGATGAACAGCAAAAGGTTATTATTTCAGATCAGTTTTCTTGTGCAGGACTTGATGTTCAGGTCTTTCCAACGTCACATGATAGCAGGGAAAGTTACGGATTTAGAATTCAAAGCCCTGAGACGGGATCTTTTCAGTCAAAAGCGCTTGGAATTGCAACGGATACCGGGATTATTACCGAGGAAATGAATCGCTATCTAAAGGGGTGTGATGGCCTTGTTGTCGAGGCTAATCATGATGGAGAACGGTTATGGAATGGAAGATATCCCTGGTATCTGAAAAAAAGAATTAGTGGGGATCGAGGTCACCTTGAAAACAAACAGTTAGCTGAGGGACTTTTGGAATGGATCCAAGAGAATACAGAACGGGTTGTTCTTGCCCACTTAAGCGAAGAAAATAATACTCCAGAACTTGCTCTTTCTACTATCCTTAAAATTCTCAAGAATTCAAAAGTGGCAAAAGAGAATCCAGAGTTACGCTTAAGGGTTGCACCACGTCATACGCCGCATGAACTCATTATTTTAGGAGAAGACTAA
- a CDS encoding tetratricopeptide repeat protein, whose protein sequence is MNKKHKRNRTVAIIIVSLVSLSMIGSSFVLFFNDTPVAQTATQAGDTADAQIQSLQGQVDGIDQALKAKPEDSGLRLSLANSYYDLGMAQLNSSQDQAVVEAGKTSLKQAITEYQEVLKSKKDDVGILVDMATAAFYSGDNTLAETTFQQALAIKPDFLNALMNHGVYLMEAKGDYLGAIAEFNKALNTNPSSENVQQINSLISFAQSKLSGDVTK, encoded by the coding sequence GTGAATAAAAAACATAAAAGGAATCGGACAGTTGCGATTATCATTGTTTCTTTAGTTAGTTTAAGCATGATAGGTTCTTCCTTTGTTCTTTTCTTTAATGATACCCCAGTTGCCCAAACGGCCACTCAGGCTGGAGACACGGCTGATGCTCAAATTCAAAGTCTACAGGGTCAGGTAGATGGTATTGATCAGGCGCTCAAAGCGAAGCCGGAGGATTCAGGACTTCGTCTTAGTTTAGCGAATTCCTATTATGACTTGGGAATGGCGCAATTAAACAGTTCACAAGATCAAGCTGTTGTAGAAGCGGGAAAGACGAGTTTGAAACAGGCAATTACGGAATATCAAGAGGTACTTAAGAGTAAAAAGGATGACGTCGGTATATTAGTTGATATGGCAACAGCAGCCTTTTACAGTGGCGATAATACTTTAGCCGAGACAACTTTTCAGCAAGCTTTAGCAATAAAGCCAGATTTTTTGAATGCTTTAATGAACCACGGAGTTTATTTAATGGAAGCCAAAGGAGATTATTTGGGGGCTATTGCTGAATTTAACAAAGCATTGAATACAAATCCTTCATCTGAAAATGTACAACAAATCAATAGCTTAATCAGTTTTGCACAATCAAAACTGAGTGGTGATGTTACAAAATAA
- a CDS encoding molybdopterin-containing oxidoreductase family protein, which produces MAWKRSACPLNCPDSCGFLVNYTEEQGLQLKGEKEHPITQGFICSKGQALAELVFSPDRLRFPLRKEKGRFKRISWEEAYTLLTRKIQETLEQTGPLGILHHYDYAHNGALRALDQRFFQALGGMTVPEGSMCWGAGYHAQAIDFGGVYQNDWASLRQSKTIILWGKDPAVTNIHLIPHLLAAKKEEAYLIVINPTQVKSAELAQEYLRINPGTDGILALGLAHIILREGWLDWEFVRNHVHGFEEFALKAKEYEPARVSELTGISEVKMNALARRISHSGPVSFLPGYGLQRYVQGGNTLRAIDALAALTGNIGKPGAGVYYAHQDHQDHLNTVRLPEEHYQVRRFPHPLFAESIEKADPPIQMAVVTRSNPLLQQPNSLLWKEVWSKIPFKVTLELVMSETARQSDLVLPVTTIFEEEDLIVSSWNPMLQVTEKVVEPQGETKSELEIFSELAKRLGIGKKFSLTSSEWIEEIITPLHEYGITLESLHQGPVRAPYIQNVAWEDLNFKTQSGKIELSSDLALKEVGEKVASPRIEQDNENAILSAEYPYYLLTPHPRQAIHSQFQEDEGFHMFIHPELAEKFYLFPGDQALVETRQGQLLARVYVSEDIHPQAVVIPEGNTSNGVGVNQLIKGLSSDLGQSTSYYEVGCQIRKWLVD; this is translated from the coding sequence ATGGCATGGAAACGATCAGCTTGCCCGTTAAATTGTCCAGATAGTTGTGGCTTTCTTGTCAATTATACGGAAGAACAAGGACTACAACTTAAAGGGGAGAAAGAGCATCCTATAACTCAGGGTTTCATCTGTTCTAAAGGACAAGCTCTTGCTGAACTCGTTTTCTCGCCCGATCGCTTAAGATTTCCTCTGCGTAAAGAAAAAGGACGTTTTAAGAGGATTTCCTGGGAAGAAGCCTATACCCTTTTGACAAGAAAGATTCAAGAGACTCTGGAGCAAACAGGCCCGTTAGGAATTCTGCACCATTATGATTATGCTCATAATGGTGCTTTGCGTGCTTTAGATCAGCGTTTTTTCCAAGCTCTTGGGGGAATGACAGTGCCAGAGGGAAGTATGTGTTGGGGCGCTGGATACCATGCTCAAGCAATTGACTTTGGTGGAGTGTATCAGAATGATTGGGCTAGTCTCAGACAGTCCAAAACAATCATTCTCTGGGGTAAAGATCCTGCAGTGACGAATATCCATCTTATCCCGCATTTACTGGCGGCCAAAAAAGAGGAAGCCTATCTCATTGTCATTAATCCGACTCAAGTGAAAAGCGCGGAATTGGCTCAAGAATATCTTCGAATTAATCCAGGTACAGATGGGATCTTAGCTTTAGGACTTGCGCATATCATTTTGCGCGAGGGCTGGCTTGATTGGGAGTTTGTCCGTAATCATGTCCATGGGTTTGAGGAGTTTGCCCTTAAGGCGAAGGAGTATGAGCCGGCGCGTGTTAGCGAGTTGACTGGAATTAGTGAAGTAAAGATGAATGCATTAGCACGTCGGATCAGTCACTCAGGTCCAGTGAGCTTTTTACCAGGCTATGGCTTACAACGTTATGTTCAAGGAGGGAATACCCTTCGCGCGATTGATGCTTTAGCGGCCTTAACTGGAAATATTGGAAAACCGGGAGCAGGGGTTTATTACGCTCATCAGGATCATCAGGACCATTTAAATACGGTCAGGTTACCAGAAGAGCACTATCAAGTTCGGAGATTCCCACATCCACTTTTTGCGGAAAGTATTGAGAAAGCGGATCCCCCCATTCAAATGGCTGTTGTGACTCGTTCTAATCCTTTGCTCCAACAACCCAATTCGCTGCTTTGGAAGGAAGTATGGAGCAAGATCCCCTTCAAAGTGACATTGGAGCTGGTTATGTCCGAAACGGCTCGCCAATCCGATTTAGTCTTGCCAGTGACGACCATTTTTGAGGAGGAAGATTTAATTGTATCTTCCTGGAATCCTATGCTTCAGGTCACGGAAAAAGTTGTGGAGCCTCAAGGTGAAACAAAATCAGAATTAGAGATTTTTAGTGAGTTAGCTAAGCGTCTCGGAATTGGGAAGAAATTTAGCTTGACTTCGTCTGAGTGGATTGAAGAAATTATTACTCCATTACATGAATATGGAATCACGCTTGAATCCCTGCATCAAGGTCCTGTGCGTGCGCCCTATATTCAGAATGTGGCTTGGGAAGATTTAAACTTTAAGACCCAAAGTGGGAAGATAGAATTATCTTCAGATCTCGCCCTTAAGGAAGTGGGAGAAAAAGTAGCTTCTCCTCGGATAGAGCAAGACAACGAAAATGCTATTCTTTCGGCAGAATATCCTTATTATTTGCTCACTCCGCATCCCCGGCAAGCGATTCACTCTCAGTTTCAAGAAGATGAGGGGTTCCACATGTTCATCCATCCGGAGTTAGCGGAAAAATTTTATCTTTTCCCGGGGGATCAAGCTCTCGTGGAAACACGACAAGGTCAGCTTTTGGCTCGAGTTTATGTTTCGGAGGATATTCATCCGCAAGCTGTTGTTATTCCTGAAGGAAATACGAGTAATGGGGTTGGGGTGAATCAACTCATTAAAGGTTTATCCTCTGATTTGGGTCAATCAACATCCTATTATGAGGTGGGGTGCCAAATCCGCAAATGGCTTGTGGACTAA
- the scfB gene encoding thioether cross-link-forming SCIFF peptide maturase: MLNLEGYKIGKNVHAYHQGDINVAYDINSGSLHVLDDLTFDVLQIMDKLQKEGKALLVQEISSSLQSEGKNCSEKELEEILGEFEELQQEGTLFSSEAEEWNPVYPERPIIKSICLHVAHDCNLRCKYCFAGTGAFGGDRGLMNLETGKKGIDFVLDASGHRKHCEVDFFGGEPLLNFQVVKDLVAYGRKAAAERGKTIKFTLTTNAVLLTEEVQNFLENEDISVVLSIDGRPEVHDRMRPYASGKGSYEQVIPRIQQFAKKRPESSPYAVGTYYYARGTYTHFNLDFDKDVDHLLDLGVNQISLEPVVATPDQPYAFQEGDKPEILKSYDRLGEDLLARKKKGEDFSFFHFNVALDGGPCLPKRLTGCGAGHEYVAISPEGDLYPCHQFVGQEEFKMGSLWDEKPELDSNLVQSFRNAHVYSKASCRECWARFSCSGGCHAANHAFSGKLTEVYTLGCEFQKKRLEVALYLQIKEKN, from the coding sequence ATGTTAAATTTAGAGGGATATAAAATTGGAAAGAATGTTCACGCCTATCACCAAGGGGATATCAATGTGGCTTATGATATTAATTCTGGGTCACTCCATGTTTTAGATGATTTGACGTTTGATGTTTTGCAAATTATGGATAAACTCCAAAAGGAGGGAAAAGCTCTTTTAGTGCAAGAAATTTCCTCTTCGCTTCAAAGTGAAGGTAAAAATTGTTCGGAGAAGGAACTTGAGGAGATTTTAGGGGAATTCGAAGAACTTCAACAAGAAGGCACACTTTTTTCTTCAGAAGCAGAAGAGTGGAATCCAGTTTACCCTGAGCGCCCAATTATTAAGTCAATCTGCTTACATGTTGCCCATGATTGCAATTTACGGTGTAAGTATTGTTTTGCAGGTACAGGAGCTTTTGGTGGAGATCGAGGTTTAATGAATTTGGAGACCGGAAAAAAGGGGATTGACTTTGTCCTGGATGCCTCAGGCCATCGCAAACACTGTGAAGTGGATTTCTTTGGCGGGGAGCCGCTGCTTAATTTTCAAGTCGTTAAAGATCTTGTGGCTTATGGACGGAAGGCTGCCGCTGAACGAGGCAAAACGATTAAGTTCACGTTAACCACAAATGCTGTACTTCTCACGGAAGAAGTTCAGAACTTCTTGGAGAATGAAGATATTAGCGTTGTCCTCAGTATTGATGGACGACCCGAGGTTCACGACCGTATGCGTCCTTATGCGAGTGGCAAGGGAAGTTATGAGCAAGTCATCCCACGTATACAACAGTTTGCGAAGAAACGACCAGAGTCTTCCCCTTATGCCGTCGGAACCTATTATTACGCAAGGGGAACTTATACTCATTTTAATCTCGATTTTGATAAAGACGTCGATCATCTTCTCGATTTAGGAGTAAACCAGATCTCACTTGAGCCGGTCGTGGCAACACCAGATCAACCGTATGCTTTCCAAGAGGGAGATAAACCTGAGATTTTAAAAAGTTATGATCGCCTCGGGGAGGATCTTTTAGCACGTAAAAAGAAGGGAGAAGATTTTAGCTTTTTCCACTTTAATGTTGCTTTAGATGGTGGCCCATGTTTACCTAAACGCTTAACGGGATGTGGAGCGGGACATGAATACGTCGCGATCTCGCCTGAGGGAGATTTATACCCTTGTCATCAATTTGTAGGGCAAGAGGAGTTTAAAATGGGTTCCTTGTGGGATGAAAAGCCGGAGCTTGACTCCAACTTGGTTCAGTCGTTCCGTAATGCTCATGTCTATTCCAAAGCGTCTTGTCGTGAGTGTTGGGCTAGATTTTCCTGTAGCGGGGGCTGTCATGCCGCTAACCATGCGTTTAGCGGGAAATTGACTGAAGTTTATACTTTAGGCTGCGAATTTCAAAAGAAGCGCTTAGAAGTCGCACTTTATTTGCAAATTAAGGAAAAGAATTAA
- the scfA gene encoding six-cysteine ranthipeptide SCIFF, translating to MAKHIQTIVKANLSETVKTGGCGECQSSCQSACKTSCTVGNQVCVK from the coding sequence ATGGCTAAACACATCCAAACTATTGTTAAAGCTAACCTCAGTGAGACGGTCAAAACGGGTGGCTGCGGAGAATGCCAATCTTCTTGTCAATCCGCATGCAAAACGTCTTGCACCGTAGGTAACCAAGTTTGCGTTAAGTAA
- a CDS encoding adenylosuccinate synthase has product MAAVVLLGAQWGDEGKGKVTDFLAEKANLVVRYQGGNNAGHTVVAQGEEFKLHLIPSGILYADKTCIIGNGVVVDPKVLLEELDYLAERKVKTGKLLISSNAHVIMPYHRLLDELEEEARGEFKIGTTKRGIGPAYMDKTARIGIRMMDLLDSEEFAAKLKRNLAEKNNLLVKVYNSKPLDYESIYQEYMGYAEKLRAFVTDSSLTVDGAIKAGEKVLFEGAQGTLLDLDHGTYPYVTSSNPTAGGACVGAGVGPTQIDKVVGVIKAYTTRVGEGPFPTELLDEMGEQMRQAGFEFGTTTGRARRCGWFDAVIGRYAVRVSGISDFALMKLDVLSGIEKVKICVGYRVGGEVIYEFPQSQKIFTACEPVYEEMAGWQEDITGARTFQDLPQAAQAYVRRIEALTETKVTLIAVGPGREQTIVRGEIF; this is encoded by the coding sequence ATGGCAGCAGTCGTTTTGCTTGGTGCACAATGGGGAGACGAAGGAAAAGGAAAAGTTACAGACTTTCTTGCCGAAAAGGCGAATCTCGTTGTTCGTTATCAAGGGGGAAATAATGCAGGTCACACTGTAGTCGCCCAAGGTGAGGAATTTAAACTTCACTTGATTCCCTCAGGAATACTTTATGCGGATAAAACCTGCATTATTGGTAATGGCGTAGTTGTAGATCCCAAGGTTCTTTTGGAAGAACTTGATTATTTGGCTGAGCGTAAGGTTAAAACAGGAAAATTACTCATTAGCAGCAATGCGCATGTTATTATGCCTTATCATCGTTTGCTTGATGAACTAGAAGAAGAAGCGCGCGGAGAGTTTAAAATTGGGACAACCAAACGAGGAATTGGTCCTGCTTATATGGATAAAACGGCCCGGATTGGGATTCGGATGATGGATCTCTTAGATTCTGAAGAATTTGCAGCTAAATTAAAACGAAATTTAGCTGAGAAAAATAACCTTTTGGTTAAGGTTTATAACAGCAAGCCCTTAGATTACGAGAGCATTTATCAAGAATATATGGGCTATGCAGAAAAATTACGTGCCTTTGTCACCGATAGTTCGTTGACTGTTGACGGGGCAATTAAAGCGGGTGAAAAGGTCCTATTTGAAGGCGCACAAGGAACGCTCTTGGATTTGGATCATGGAACCTATCCCTATGTCACGTCTTCCAATCCAACGGCAGGAGGAGCTTGCGTCGGCGCGGGTGTCGGCCCAACTCAAATTGATAAGGTGGTCGGTGTGATTAAAGCTTATACCACTCGAGTCGGTGAGGGACCATTCCCTACGGAACTGCTTGATGAAATGGGAGAACAAATGCGTCAAGCTGGCTTCGAGTTTGGCACAACGACAGGGCGTGCGCGCCGCTGTGGCTGGTTTGATGCGGTAATTGGTCGCTATGCTGTTCGAGTTAGTGGAATTTCCGACTTCGCTTTGATGAAACTTGATGTTTTATCAGGTATCGAAAAAGTGAAGATCTGTGTTGGATATCGCGTAGGAGGGGAAGTTATCTATGAATTCCCTCAAAGCCAAAAAATCTTTACAGCCTGTGAGCCAGTTTATGAAGAAATGGCTGGCTGGCAGGAGGATATAACGGGCGCCAGGACTTTTCAAGACCTGCCACAAGCGGCTCAAGCCTATGTACGCCGTATTGAGGCGCTTACTGAAACCAAGGTTACCCTTATCGCAGTAGGACCGGGCAGAGAGCAAACGATTGTCCGTGGAGAGATTTTTTAA
- the purB gene encoding adenylosuccinate lyase: MGNLWREGYEYDRWLEVELAVAEVMAKRGEIPAEVWPVIHEKAKVNPTRVAEIEKTVRHDLIAFLQAVVEEVGEAGKYLHLGLTSSDVKDTALSLVLRDSGELLLKDLADLRVALAERAIESKNIIMVGRTHGVHAEPVTFGLKLALWVAEIDRQIERLQQATESIRVGKISGAVGTYANVSPDIEEEVCEHLGLKAAYVSNQILQRDRHAHYVTTLALIGSTLEKMATEIRSLQRTDILEVEEPFAEGQKGSSAMPHKRNPIVSEQIAGMSRLLRGNALAAMENVALWHERDMTHSSVERVILPDSNILLDHMLRKMTWIIKGLKIHDDNMKRNLLKTYGFTSSQRVLLALVEKGCMREDAYRWVQQAAFTAWDEGKELRQVLPEMPEVMKYLKIEDFDTLFDWSYHLKHIDDIFIRLGLIQA; encoded by the coding sequence ATGGGTAATTTATGGCGCGAAGGTTATGAATATGACCGCTGGTTAGAGGTTGAGTTGGCTGTTGCGGAGGTTATGGCTAAGCGTGGAGAGATTCCTGCAGAGGTGTGGCCTGTAATCCACGAAAAGGCTAAAGTTAATCCTACGCGAGTGGCGGAAATCGAGAAAACGGTACGGCATGATCTTATCGCCTTTTTGCAAGCTGTAGTTGAGGAAGTTGGAGAAGCGGGTAAGTATCTTCATTTGGGTTTAACCTCTTCTGATGTAAAAGATACAGCGTTAAGTCTTGTTCTTAGAGACTCAGGGGAGCTTTTACTTAAGGATTTAGCGGATTTGAGAGTCGCACTGGCTGAGCGGGCAATCGAAAGTAAAAATATTATTATGGTCGGTCGTACGCATGGAGTTCATGCTGAACCTGTTACTTTTGGTTTGAAACTGGCCTTATGGGTTGCCGAGATTGATCGTCAAATTGAACGCTTACAACAGGCAACCGAGTCGATTAGGGTAGGCAAGATCTCAGGAGCCGTTGGCACCTATGCGAATGTTTCTCCCGATATAGAGGAAGAAGTTTGCGAACACTTGGGCTTAAAAGCTGCTTACGTGAGTAATCAGATTTTACAGCGCGATCGCCACGCTCATTATGTAACAACGCTCGCCTTGATTGGCAGTACTCTAGAAAAAATGGCGACAGAAATTCGCAGCTTGCAGCGGACGGATATTCTTGAGGTTGAGGAACCGTTTGCGGAAGGTCAAAAAGGTTCTTCAGCTATGCCTCATAAGAGAAACCCCATTGTGAGTGAGCAGATCGCCGGAATGTCGCGTTTACTCCGGGGAAATGCCTTAGCCGCGATGGAAAATGTAGCCCTCTGGCATGAGCGGGATATGACGCATTCATCAGTGGAACGGGTCATTCTTCCGGATAGTAATATTTTATTGGATCATATGCTGAGGAAAATGACTTGGATTATTAAAGGGTTAAAGATTCACGATGATAATATGAAGCGCAATCTTCTTAAGACTTATGGCTTTACCTCTTCACAGCGTGTATTACTGGCCTTAGTAGAGAAGGGGTGTATGCGTGAGGATGCCTATCGATGGGTCCAACAGGCTGCCTTTACAGCCTGGGATGAGGGCAAGGAATTGCGTCAGGTCCTTCCGGAAATGCCGGAGGTTATGAAATATCTAAAAATAGAAGATTTCGATACCTTGTTTGATTGGAGTTACCATCTTAAGCATATCGATGATATATTTATACGATTAGGGTTGATCCAAGCCTAA
- the dnaB gene encoding replicative DNA helicase encodes MELAKVPPQNLEAEQAVLGALMLEPETGSSVFEILQPEDFYRDNHRLIFIALRDLFERGDPVDLVSVAEALRQNGRLEQVGGIATVSQIARSVPSAVNIEFYAKIVAEKSMLRQLIRTAGRIAEKGYEPGEEATTLLAEAEKLILDLTQRQVKDGFESIRNILLNTFEKIETLYAHKGNLTGVPTFFTELDRMTSGWQPSDLVIIAARPSMGKTALVLNMAENAAVRANVPVAVFSLEMSKEQLVQRMLCSEAMVDQQRVRTGDLLDTDWPKLTRAVGPLSDAPVFIDDTVGISLLELRSKARRLKIEHGLGLIVIDYLQLMTLGRRAESRQQEVAAISRGLKGIARELSVPVIALSQLNRGVEQRQDKRPIMSDLLESGAIEADADVISFIYRDEYYNPESEKKGIAELIIAKHRNGPVGAVELGFLKEFTKFVNLDRQHL; translated from the coding sequence ATGGAACTCGCCAAAGTCCCTCCCCAGAATCTAGAGGCTGAACAAGCAGTGCTTGGAGCCTTAATGCTTGAACCAGAAACGGGGAGTTCCGTTTTTGAAATATTGCAGCCGGAGGATTTTTACCGCGATAATCACCGTTTGATTTTTATTGCGTTGCGGGATTTGTTTGAACGCGGTGATCCGGTAGACTTAGTTTCAGTGGCCGAAGCCTTACGCCAAAATGGGCGGTTGGAGCAGGTCGGAGGTATCGCTACTGTCTCGCAAATTGCCCGTTCGGTGCCATCAGCAGTGAATATCGAATTTTATGCAAAGATTGTTGCTGAAAAATCGATGCTTCGGCAGTTAATTCGTACGGCGGGACGGATTGCTGAAAAAGGATATGAACCTGGTGAAGAGGCGACAACACTTTTAGCAGAAGCTGAAAAGCTGATTCTTGACCTGACCCAGCGCCAAGTGAAAGATGGGTTTGAGTCCATTCGTAATATTTTGCTCAACACCTTTGAAAAAATTGAAACACTTTATGCCCATAAGGGAAATCTCACAGGTGTACCTACCTTTTTTACGGAATTAGATCGAATGACTTCTGGATGGCAACCCTCAGATTTAGTCATTATTGCAGCACGTCCTTCGATGGGTAAGACGGCTCTGGTTTTAAATATGGCTGAGAATGCTGCAGTACGGGCTAATGTGCCTGTCGCCGTTTTTAGCTTAGAGATGTCTAAAGAACAACTTGTGCAAAGAATGCTTTGCTCTGAAGCTATGGTTGACCAGCAAAGAGTGAGAACAGGGGATTTATTGGATACCGATTGGCCGAAACTTACACGGGCTGTAGGTCCTCTTTCAGATGCTCCGGTATTTATTGATGATACAGTAGGGATTTCCTTACTTGAGCTTCGCTCAAAGGCACGACGTTTAAAAATTGAACATGGCTTAGGGCTGATCGTCATCGACTATCTTCAACTTATGACCTTAGGTCGGCGCGCCGAAAGCCGGCAACAAGAGGTAGCTGCAATTTCCCGGGGGCTTAAAGGAATTGCGCGAGAACTAAGTGTACCTGTGATCGCGCTTTCTCAGCTTAACCGGGGGGTTGAGCAGCGTCAGGATAAACGACCCATTATGTCGGATCTTCTGGAATCTGGAGCAATTGAGGCTGATGCCGATGTGATTTCTTTTATCTATAGGGATGAGTATTATAACCCCGAATCTGAGAAAAAGGGAATAGCAGAGCTTATCATTGCCAAACACCGTAATGGCCCGGTAGGGGCGGTCGAACTGGGTTTCTTAAAGGAGTTCACTAAGTTTGTGAATTTAGATCGTCAACATTTATAG